One part of the Hippopotamus amphibius kiboko isolate mHipAmp2 chromosome 14, mHipAmp2.hap2, whole genome shotgun sequence genome encodes these proteins:
- the LOC130835973 gene encoding LOW QUALITY PROTEIN: zinc finger protein 200-like (The sequence of the model RefSeq protein was modified relative to this genomic sequence to represent the inferred CDS: substituted 2 bases at 2 genomic stop codons): protein MAAKVVPMTPKPKQSFILRVPPNSKLGXDLLXDATGGPKTIHQLVLEHFLTFLPKSSLVQPSQKVKGTLVIVKDVSSNLQNRVQPRPLVKLLPREGIQQKQETVSLCLKAESEELVVFEDLNVFHSQEECVSLDPAQQPTSEMEEDNIGEMMLLVSNSNPEGEDLQKEPVENKDHREKSPDCDEMDCSVVSEQPPDCQKEERLNGSIPKEGKMRNLLVTIENDTALEELSKYVDINIIALTRNRRTRRWYTCPLCGKQFTESSYLISHQRTHTGEKPYDCSHCGKSFSHKTNLNKHERIHTGEKPYSCSQRGKNFRQNSHRSCHEGIHIREKIFKCPECGKTFPGNKEFVIHLQSHEAERPYGCKKCGRRFGQLSNCTQHEKIHSACKTQKEKWDWERSDGPAST from the coding sequence ATGGCTGCAAAAGTGGTTCCTATGACCCCAAAACCAAAGCAGTCCTTTATACTGAGAGTTCCTCCCAACTCCAAGCTGGGCTAAGACCTACTTTGAGATGCTACTGGTGGGCCCAAGACCATTCATCAGCTGGTTCTGGAGCACTTCCTCACCTTCTTGCCCAAGTCAAGCCTAGTCCAGCCCAGTCAGAAAGTCAAGGGGACCTTGGTTATTGTGAAGGATGTGAGCTCAAACCTTCAGAACAGAGTGCAACCTCGTCCCTTAGTGAAGCTTCTACCCAGAGAAGGAATCCAGCAGAAACAGGAGACAGTGTCTCTGTGTTTGAAAGCTGAGTCTGAGGAGCTGGTGGTCTTTGAGGATTTGAATGTATTTCACTCCCAAGAAGAATGTGTAAGCCTGGATCCTGCTCAGCAGCCCACCTCAGAGATGGAAGAAGACAATATTGGGGAGATGATGTTATTGGTCAGTAACAGTAATCCAGAGGGTGAAGATCTTCAGAAGGAACCTGTAGAGAATAAAGATCATAGAGAAAAGTCTCCAGATTGTGATGAAATGGATTGTTCTGTGGTCTCTGAGCAACCTCCAGATtgccaaaaagaagaaagactaaaTGGATCCATTCCAAaggaagggaaaatgagaaatCTTTTAGTTACCATAGAAAATGATACTGCATTAGAGGAACTCTCAAAATATGTGGATATCAACATTATCGCACTTACCAGAAATAGGAGAACAAGAAGATGGTATACTTGTCCATTGTGTGGGAAACAATTTACTGAAAGTTCTTACCTTATTTCCCACCAGAGGactcacactggagaaaaaccctatgaTTGTAGTCACTGTGGGAAAAGCTTCAGTCATAAAACGAACCTTAATAAACATGAGCGaattcatacaggagagaaaccttatTCATGTTCTCAGCGTGGGAAAAACTTTCGTCAGAATTCTCATCGGAGTTGCCATGAAGGAATCCATATAAGGGAGAAGATATTTAAGTGTCCagaatgtgggaaaaccttccCAGGAAACAAAGAATTTGTGATTCATCTGCAGAGTCATGAGGCTGAGAGGCCATATGGTTGTAAAAAGTGTGGGAGAAGGTTTGGTCAGCTGTCAAACTGTACCCAGCATGAAAAAATCCACTCAGCATGTAAGACCCAAAAAGAGAAGTGGGATTGGGAAAGGTCTGATGGTCCTGCCTCAACCTGA